A section of the Roseovarius sp. W115 genome encodes:
- a CDS encoding DUF6478 family protein produces the protein MKRSLVDWVAARRGVQKWRNTAAKASDLRLSELRRERSRAQELRYFLNEFISQADQRLALPMIGSSTFPKPHGTDWSWRPAVWREPLAVPGRSSVQSKTQLGDELTLFHDCRHSELTLRQLRNTREADLAPFGLRMDVFSFDGSFLSLVLDLPDEAIVGLQRRHLIRMDTIVEMEKPLEIFARLNVKHGPNTEQIVRELPLHEEEIMVEFDLAYTKLNEKRIERAWIDLIFENPQMSQVILRDLTFSRRPRAEL, from the coding sequence ATGAAACGTTCGCTTGTGGATTGGGTCGCGGCGCGACGCGGCGTGCAGAAATGGCGCAACACGGCGGCCAAGGCCTCTGATTTGCGTCTGTCTGAATTGCGCCGTGAACGGTCTCGTGCGCAGGAACTCCGGTATTTTCTGAACGAGTTTATTTCTCAGGCGGATCAAAGGCTGGCCTTGCCGATGATCGGATCCAGTACTTTTCCAAAGCCACATGGAACAGATTGGTCCTGGCGGCCTGCCGTCTGGCGCGAACCTTTGGCTGTACCGGGGCGCTCCTCGGTGCAGAGCAAGACACAGCTTGGCGATGAACTGACACTGTTTCATGATTGTCGGCATTCGGAATTAACTCTAAGGCAACTGCGTAACACACGTGAAGCCGATCTTGCGCCCTTTGGTCTACGCATGGATGTGTTCAGCTTTGATGGCTCCTTCCTCTCTCTGGTGCTGGATTTGCCCGATGAGGCCATTGTCGGGCTGCAACGTCGCCATCTCATTCGGATGGACACAATTGTGGAGATGGAGAAGCCGCTGGAAATCTTTGCCCGGCTCAACGTCAAGCATGGGCCGAACACTGAGCAAATCGTACGTGAGTTGCCGCTGCACGAAGAAGAGATCATGGTCGAATTCGACCTAGCCTATACCAAACTCAATGAAAAGCGCATTGAACGCGCCTGGATCGACCTGATTTTTGAGAACCCACAGATGAGTCAGGTGATCCTGCGAGACCTTACATTTAGCCGACGCCCCCGGGCGGAATTATAG
- the ilvD gene encoding dihydroxy-acid dehydratase, translating to MTKFDKKILPSRHVTEGPARAPHRSYMYAMGLSEDEIHQPLIGVATCWNEAAPCNIALNRQAQSVKMGVKEAGGTPREFTTITVTDGIAMGHEGMRSSLASREAIADTVELTMRGHCYDAIVGLAGCDKSLPGMMMAMVRLNVPSVFIYGGSILPGRFQGKDVTVQDVFEAVGRHQAGANSDEELTALEKVACPSAGACGGQFTANTMACVSEAVGLALPNSSGAPAPYESRDAYGTASGEAVMNLLEKRIRARDVVTLKSLENAARVVACTGGSTNAGLHLPAIAHEAGLEFFLDDVCEIFKDTPYFVDLKPGGQYVAKDLYEVGGVPVVMKELRKIGMIHEDCITATGRSMGEELDLIEREADGQVIYPAASPITKTGGVVGLKGNLAPQGAIVKVAGMSEEEQVFSGPARVFENEEEAFEAVKMRSYKEGEVIVIRNEGPAGGPGMREMLATTAALSGQGMGKKVALITDGRFSGATRGFCVGHVGPEAAHGGPIALIQDGDVITINAITGELSVDLSDDDLAKRKDAWAGPRETIYASGALWKYAQLVGETYKGAVTHPGAEAERHVYADL from the coding sequence ATGACCAAGTTTGATAAGAAAATCCTGCCCAGCCGTCATGTGACCGAGGGTCCGGCTCGTGCGCCGCATCGGTCGTATATGTACGCCATGGGGCTCTCGGAGGATGAGATTCACCAACCTCTCATCGGTGTGGCCACCTGCTGGAACGAGGCGGCGCCGTGTAATATCGCGCTCAACCGTCAGGCGCAGTCGGTCAAGATGGGGGTTAAAGAAGCCGGCGGCACGCCGCGGGAATTTACCACCATCACCGTCACAGACGGTATCGCCATGGGGCATGAGGGCATGCGCTCCTCTCTGGCCAGCCGCGAGGCGATTGCCGACACGGTTGAGCTGACCATGCGCGGGCATTGCTATGACGCGATTGTGGGGCTTGCGGGCTGCGACAAATCCCTTCCGGGCATGATGATGGCGATGGTGCGCCTCAACGTACCGTCCGTGTTCATCTATGGCGGTTCCATCCTTCCGGGTCGGTTCCAGGGCAAGGACGTCACCGTTCAGGATGTGTTTGAGGCAGTGGGCCGGCATCAGGCCGGGGCCAATTCGGACGAGGAGTTGACGGCGTTGGAAAAAGTCGCTTGTCCGTCCGCAGGGGCCTGTGGCGGACAGTTCACAGCCAATACCATGGCCTGTGTTTCTGAGGCGGTGGGTTTGGCACTGCCGAACTCTTCTGGTGCGCCTGCGCCTTACGAGTCGCGCGATGCCTATGGCACTGCTTCGGGCGAGGCAGTCATGAACCTGCTCGAAAAGCGCATTCGCGCGCGGGATGTGGTCACGCTCAAGAGCCTGGAGAATGCCGCACGCGTGGTGGCCTGCACAGGGGGGTCCACCAATGCCGGCTTGCACCTGCCTGCGATTGCGCATGAGGCTGGGCTTGAGTTTTTCCTCGATGACGTCTGCGAGATTTTCAAGGACACGCCTTATTTCGTCGATCTCAAACCCGGCGGACAGTATGTGGCCAAGGACCTCTACGAGGTGGGCGGCGTGCCGGTGGTCATGAAAGAACTGCGTAAAATCGGCATGATCCATGAGGATTGCATCACCGCAACCGGGCGCAGCATGGGCGAAGAACTGGACTTGATCGAACGTGAAGCCGACGGCCAAGTGATTTATCCCGCCGCGTCACCCATCACCAAGACCGGTGGTGTCGTTGGCCTCAAGGGCAACCTTGCCCCGCAAGGCGCCATCGTGAAGGTCGCAGGCATGAGCGAAGAAGAGCAGGTCTTCTCCGGTCCTGCGCGTGTCTTTGAGAACGAGGAAGAGGCATTCGAGGCCGTGAAGATGCGATCCTACAAGGAAGGCGAAGTGATCGTCATCCGCAACGAAGGTCCCGCGGGCGGGCCGGGCATGCGCGAAATGCTGGCAACCACAGCCGCCCTTTCGGGCCAAGGCATGGGCAAGAAAGTCGCGCTCATCACAGATGGGCGCTTTTCGGGTGCGACACGTGGCTTCTGCGTCGGCCATGTTGGCCCAGAGGCAGCACATGGCGGGCCGATTGCGCTTATTCAGGATGGCGATGTCATTACCATCAATGCCATCACCGGTGAATTGAGTGTTGATCTGAGCGATGATGACTTGGCCAAGCGCAAAGACGCCTGGGCCGGGCCGCGCGAGACGATCTACGCCTCAGGCGCGCTATGGAAATACGCGCAGCTTGTGGGGGAGACGTATAAAGGCGCTGTCACACATCCCGGCGCCGAGGCTGAGCGGCACGTTTACGCAGATCTGTAG